One genomic window of bacterium includes the following:
- a CDS encoding sigma-70 family RNA polymerase sigma factor, producing MTGWQQLLQRRQDLQWVRRIKAGDQQAFRSLVERYQARIYALVRAMVGSHALSDDITQDTFIKVYRNLSSFDESYPFFPWLRRIAVNTALTALHVQAAQSRVALNEDIRQETSLEQTIEQNELIRQMQKKIAELPEEQRTVFVLRTQQEMSYEEIAAALNLSLGTVMSRLSRARSRLKESLHEYI from the coding sequence ATGACCGGCTGGCAACAATTACTTCAACGACGGCAGGACCTGCAATGGGTGCGCAGGATCAAAGCCGGCGATCAGCAGGCCTTCCGCTCGCTGGTGGAACGCTATCAGGCTAGGATCTATGCGCTGGTGCGCGCCATGGTGGGCTCGCACGCACTGAGCGACGACATCACCCAGGATACGTTCATCAAAGTGTATCGCAACCTCTCCTCCTTTGACGAAAGCTATCCGTTCTTTCCCTGGTTGCGTCGCATCGCGGTCAATACCGCTTTGACCGCCCTGCACGTCCAGGCTGCGCAAAGCCGGGTGGCGCTGAATGAGGATATTCGCCAGGAGACGTCGCTGGAACAAACCATCGAGCAGAACGAATTGATCCGGCAGATGCAAAAAAAAATCGCCGAATTGCCGGAAGAACAGCGCACGGTTTTTGTCCTGCGCACCCAACAGGAGATGAGCTATGAGGAGATCGCCGCCGCGCTGAACCTCTCTTTGGGAACCGTGATGTCGCGATTAAGCCGTGCCCGCAGCCGGCTGAAAGAATCGTTGCATGAGTATATTTAA